GATAGATATTCTCGACATCAACACCCGAAATCACCGCTTCTGGCATTACATTAGTGAACAAAGCGATCTTACGTTTTGCGTCGTCTGGTAGCGGTTCATTCACGCGACACAACAGGATGTCAGGCTGAATACCGATACTCCGCAACTCTTTTACAGAGTGCTGAGTTGGCTTGGTCTTAATCTCGCCAGCAACCGCGATATACGGCACCAAGGTGAGATGCATAAACAACACATTCTCAAACCCTTTTTCAATCCGCATTTGGCGAATAGCTTCCAGAAACGGTAACGATTCAATATCGCCGACGGTACCGCCAATTTCAACCAAAGCAACATCGACATCACCAGCACCATCTTCGATGGCGCTCTTCATTTCATTGGTGATATGCGGAATAACCTGTACCGTGCCACCAAGATAATCACCACGCCGTTCTTTGCGTATCACTCGCTCATAAATACGCCCGGTGGTGAAGTTGTTTTTTTGCGATAACGTGGTGCGGATAAAGCGCTCATAGTGCCCTAAATCGAGGTCTGTTTCAGCGCCATCCTCGGTAACAAAAACTTCACCGTGTTGAAATGGGCTCATAGTGCCAGGATCCACATTGATATACGGATCGAGCTTCATTAGTGTCACTTTGAGTCCGCGGGACTCCAGCAACGTTGCGAGCGAAGCAGCTGCTATCCCTTTCCCTAAAGAAGAAACAACACCACCGGTAATAAACACATATTTTGTCATTGCACCAAAAAACCGAGCCAGACTAACCGGCAATAAATAGCTAATGCGGCATTCTATTTATTCCAAACATCACAATTTTTGCCTATATTAATAGGCACGAGGTGATATTTAATAGAACTACATTATTAAAAAAAGAAATGGCATATCAGAGCTGCAGACAAACGCTTGAGTTTGTTTTGCGCTGAGCTCCAGAAGGTTCTACATGATACGTGAGGCGATGAAAATCAACAATCTATTTTGCGCAGGTATTGATAGATTTTCATCAAACTGCAACAACGCGCAAAAGACCTTAGCTTGCGATTGATTCAGAATCGAATGAAACCCAATCATTTGTCATATGCACATCTACCGGAGCAAGCACTAAGTCCTTTTTCGCTTTTCTAACCGTCAACAACGGCACAGCCTGTCGACGCCATGGTGGAATACCAATCTCATTCATCCACTTCTTGAGATTGAGGCTATGTCCTTGCAAAGCCTTAGGGTTTTCCACATGCGCCTTTTCAGCAAGCCTTACCAAAGCATGAGAATCATCACTAATTAAACTCCGAAGCTTCGGCCTTGCATCTAAGCGCAACTTACTTGCATAAATATCAATAGGTTGCGATACATTCTGCCAGTCAATAACACCAAAAGGAGGAGTCTCTTTGATAGCCGGCATAACGTACATATACCCACTGTGGAACCGAAACTGTTGGCCACCTTCCTGCATAACTGCAGTGCTTGCCGGAGGCACCTCAATTGCGCGCACCAAGGTTTGCAAGAAGCGACGGCTGGGCGTATGTAATTGAAGAGTCTTTAGCCAAAAGCGAATAACGTTCGACTGCCTAGCCGGTGTCAGATGCATCATATCGGCGACACACAATGCGTAGGATTTATCCACCGGATGCTGAGGATGCTCTCGCACCTCAACTAGGTCACAAATAGCCACCTCTCGCAGCAGCCCATTCTCCTGCTCCAGATTAGAAGCAGCACGCGCAATATTCTGAATAGCGTCCGGTCGGAAGTCGATCAACGTTGGGATGATCTCATGACGAATGGTATTACGTGAATAATCATTGGTCCGATTGCTCGGATCTTCTACCCATGTCAATCCGCTGTTTGCAGCGATAGATTCTAAATCAGCTTTGTCGTACGGCAATAATGGTCTCGCCAATTTTGCCCCGTGAAATGGTCGCACCGCACGCATACTCGATAGCCCAGCGCTACCCGCTCCGCGCATCAAATTAAATAGAAATGTTTCAGCACGATCTTGCCGATGATGTGCGGTGAGTAAGACTGAATGACGATCTAGCTGTTTACTAAACCAAGCGTAACGTGAATTACGCGCGGTTACTTCACTCTTATTTTCGAGCTGTAGTGAGGTATGCTTGAAATCAATACCCAACTTTTGACAAGTTGTTAGACAGTGCTCCGCCCAAAACTCTGATCGTTCTTGTAGATTATGATTAACGTGCAACGCAGTAAGCTTAAACCCATTTCGTTGCTGCAACTGATGCATTAGGTGCAGCAATACGGTCGAGTCTATGCCACCGCTATAGGCCACATAATAATGACTGTCGCGAGCCAACCCTAAGTTTCCAAACAACTCATCTTCGAATGCCGAAATCGAAAAAGTCATTCTTGACTACCCCACCGTATCGTAAGTACAACTATTATAATTTTTAGACTGCGTTTGAACAGTACTTGATACCGCAAAACCCAGTAAGCCTCTAGTAAATCATTTAGCAATGGTCAGCGTGACTGACGGATAAGTTGGGGAAATCGCGGTATGCGACCGTAAGTCAACGAACAACCTACAACCCAAACTCTATAAACTCGGAATCAAACCCAACCGCCAACGCCACCTTTGAGTGACACTTGTCTTATTACTTTCGAAAAACAGTATAGCACCAGCCTAGAAAGCATTTAAAGAGCAACGACTTAGAAAGTTTTTATAAAAACGCCCTTAACAGTACTCTGTAGCACTCAGTATATTAAACGAATATTCTTTTGGCCAACTAGGCTTTCGAGTCGCTCTAGCATCACTTTATTTGGGATAACACGCCATCCATGCGCAACATCCAACTGGCATACTCCGGTCTCTGTTTGATACTGAAAACCGACGCCACACTGCCCTTCTTCTTGCGGCTCAAGAATTTGTCTTAGATCCTTAACTACATTGCCGTGCAACTGGTCCGAACGGATATGAATTTGCATATGACGAGCTAGATTACTGCGTGCCTGTTCAATATCAAACAATTCTTCTGCCGACAAGCGAATGCCACCACTAAAATGGTCATAGCTAGCCTTGCCTTTAACCACCAACACCTTGTCTTTATGGATCACATCACGACGTTGGTCGTACAACTCACCAAACACACCAACTTCTACACGGGCCGTTTTATCGTCCAATTGCAGAAACGCCATCTTCGAGCCAGACTTGGTATTCATGGTTCGGGCACCAATCACTAAACCAGCCAGAGTAACGGATTTTTTGCCCTTACCCTGCGCAACATCCAAATCGACCAGCCGCGATGAAGTGAACTGATCGAGCTCTTGAATATACATATCGATTGGATGACCACTTAGATACAAACCAAGTGTGTCTTTCTCGGCCGCCAGCAAATCCTCTTCTTTCCACTCGGGAACCTGCTGATAGGTCTGCACAGTCTCTGCCGGCGCAGCAATACCAAACATATCGTTCTGACCGGCCAAAGCACTTCGATGTTGCTGATTCG
The sequence above is a segment of the Arenicella xantha genome. Coding sequences within it:
- the tilS gene encoding tRNA lysidine(34) synthetase TilS; translated protein: MTFSISAFEDELFGNLGLARDSHYYVAYSGGIDSTVLLHLMHQLQQRNGFKLTALHVNHNLQERSEFWAEHCLTTCQKLGIDFKHTSLQLENKSEVTARNSRYAWFSKQLDRHSVLLTAHHRQDRAETFLFNLMRGAGSAGLSSMRAVRPFHGAKLARPLLPYDKADLESIAANSGLTWVEDPSNRTNDYSRNTIRHEIIPTLIDFRPDAIQNIARAASNLEQENGLLREVAICDLVEVREHPQHPVDKSYALCVADMMHLTPARQSNVIRFWLKTLQLHTPSRRFLQTLVRAIEVPPASTAVMQEGGQQFRFHSGYMYVMPAIKETPPFGVIDWQNVSQPIDIYASKLRLDARPKLRSLISDDSHALVRLAEKAHVENPKALQGHSLNLKKWMNEIGIPPWRRQAVPLLTVRKAKKDLVLAPVDVHMTNDWVSFDSESIAS